A window from Burkholderiales bacterium encodes these proteins:
- a CDS encoding hypothetical protein (possible pseudo, frameshifted), whose protein sequence is MCATHVPRANLLYSPRNKILATSLLIEAFLYEEQTRRGVALEHFDEFGDVADHCTVCHKCRAPCPVDIDFGDVSIAMRNFLRKQGKQKFNPGTWAAMAFLNATDPNTIKLLRKGMIEWGYKAQRFAYGWAKRLGLARAQTSRPPATVGRAPLRAQVIHFVNKPMPGNLPKKTSRALLDIEDPAIVPVIRDPRKANEDSDAVFYFPGCGSERLFSQVGLATQAMLYHVGAITVLPPGYLCCGYPQTAAGQHDRGQEIITDNRVLFHRLANTLNYLDIKTVIVSCGTCMDQLQKYEFDKIFPGCRLLDIHEYLLEKGRQPEKACRGALHVPRPLPYADEDPSAAQGGERPDGRRRGAQRALLRRGRARSP, encoded by the coding sequence GCGTTCCTGTACGAGGAGCAGACCCGGCGCGGCGTCGCGCTGGAGCATTTCGACGAGTTCGGCGACGTGGCCGACCACTGCACGGTGTGCCACAAGTGCCGGGCACCCTGTCCGGTGGACATCGACTTCGGCGACGTCTCCATCGCCATGCGCAACTTCCTACGCAAGCAGGGGAAGCAGAAGTTCAACCCGGGCACCTGGGCGGCCATGGCTTTCCTGAACGCCACCGACCCGAACACCATCAAGCTCCTGCGCAAGGGAATGATCGAATGGGGCTACAAGGCCCAGCGGTTCGCCTACGGCTGGGCCAAGCGGCTGGGCCTCGCCCGGGCGCAGACGAGCCGCCCGCCCGCCACCGTGGGCCGGGCGCCGCTCCGCGCCCAGGTGATCCACTTCGTGAACAAGCCCATGCCCGGCAACCTGCCGAAGAAAACCTCCCGGGCGCTCCTGGACATCGAGGACCCGGCCATCGTCCCGGTGATCCGCGATCCCCGCAAGGCGAACGAAGACTCCGACGCGGTATTCTACTTCCCTGGCTGCGGCTCGGAGCGCCTGTTCAGTCAGGTGGGCCTCGCGACGCAGGCGATGCTCTACCACGTGGGCGCCATCACGGTGCTGCCTCCCGGCTACCTCTGCTGCGGCTATCCCCAGACCGCCGCGGGCCAGCACGACCGCGGGCAGGAGATCATCACCGACAACCGGGTGCTGTTCCACCGCCTGGCCAACACCCTCAACTACCTGGACATCAAGACGGTGATCGTCTCCTGCGGCACCTGCATGGATCAGCTCCAGAAGTACGAGTTCGACAAGATCTTCCCCGGCTGCCGGCTGCTGGACATCCACGAGTACCTGCTGGAGAAAGGGCGTCAACCTGAGAAGGCGTGCAGGGGTGCGCTACATGTACCACGACCCCTGCCATACGCCGATGAAGACCCATCAGCCGCTCAAGGTGGTGAACGGCCTGATGGGCGGCGGCGTGGAGCTCAGCGAGCGCTGCTGCGGCGAGGCCGGGCACGCTCGCCATGA
- a CDS encoding hypothetical protein (possible pseudo, frameshifted): MSRPDVATQVRLRKEEEIRKGVARIRARDNPGEIKILTSCPSCLQGLARYNDDAGTTADYIVVEMARHILGPNWLADYVEQANRGGIERVLL, from the coding sequence ATGAGCCGCCCGGACGTGGCGACCCAGGTGCGGCTGCGCAAGGAGGAGGAGATCCGCAAAGGCGTGGCGCGCATCCGCGCCCGGGACAACCCGGGCGAGATCAAGATCCTCACCTCGTGCCCGTCTTGTCTGCAGGGGCTCGCGCGCTATAATGACGACGCCGGCACCACCGCCGATTACATCGTGGTGGAAATGGCGCGCCACATCCTGGGGCCCAATTGGCTAGCCGATTACGTCGAACAGGCCAATCGAGGCGGCATCGAGCGGGTGCTGCTGTAA